The DNA sequence GGACATTAGTGGCGCGGAAGCCTATCAACGGTACGGTGCTGAAGTGTCCAAGATCGTCGAAGGCTTAGGCGGGAAAATGATTTATGGCGGCGCAGTCACGCTGACCCTCATCGGCGAGGTTGCCGAAGACTGGGATGTGGTTGCCTGCGTTCAATATCCGTCGCGAAAAGCCATGCTTGAAATGACCATGTCTCCAGAATATCAGGCGATTGAAGTGCATCGGGACGCTGGTCTTGCGGGTCAGCTCAATATTGAAACTGTCTCCGGGTTTATGTGACCCACAACTTAATGTGGTGGGCTGACGCGACGTGTCACGCTAGTCTCGCCAAATCGACAACAGACTGTTTTAAGAACAGCGCATAGGGAGGCCTCACATGGCCCTGACATTCTACGATTACACACCAGCACCCAGTCCACGCCGTGCGCGTATCTTCATGGCCGAAAAAGGTGTCGCTGCTGAAACCATTCAGATTGATATGGCCAAAGCTGAGCAGCTGACAGATGAATTCAAAGCAATTAATCCAGCCTGCACCATTCCGGTTCTGAAGCTGGAAGATGGCACAACCCTAACTGAAAATGACGGCATCGCAGCCTATCTGGAAGCTGCTTACCCAGAGCCACCGCTTCTTGGGGTCACGCCGGAGGAGAAAGGTCTCGTCGCCAACTGGCAATCCCGCATGCTGATGGAAGGTCTGTCAGCTGTCGCTGAGACGCTGCGCAATTCGTCACCTGGCATGAAGGACCGCGCCACCACCGGTCCAAACAACTACGCACAGATCCCTGAGTTGGCTGAGCGAGGCCGCGCCCGGTTGACGGTCTTTATGGACACGCTCAACACGCGTCTCAAAGACCGCGAGTTCGTCG is a window from the Rhodobiaceae bacterium genome containing:
- a CDS encoding hypothetical protein (domain of unknown function (DUF1330)), with amino-acid sequence MDVVNAMRPNEAQIKEWTSGSVDGPIVMVNLLKFYDKAQYADGRDPDISGAEAYQRYGAEVSKIVEGLGGKMIYGGAVTLTLIGEVAEDWDVVACVQYPSRKAMLEMTMSPEYQAIEVHRDAGLAGQLNIETVSGFM
- the nagL gene encoding maleylpyruvate isomerase — protein: MALTFYDYTPAPSPRRARIFMAEKGVAAETIQIDMAKAEQLTDEFKAINPACTIPVLKLEDGTTLTENDGIAAYLEAAYPEPPLLGVTPEEKGLVANWQSRMLMEGLSAVAETLRNSSPGMKDRATTGPNNYAQIPELAERGRARLTVFMDTLNTRLKDREFVAIDTYSYADITAQVVVDFAKWVKVTPTDDHTDLARWHAAVSARPSASA